The segment TAGTTAGGTGAACCGAATGCGGTTTCAACCGTTTTGATCGCGCTTTCGTGAAACAGCAGATAGTCTGCGTTCATGATGTCGTAAGTCGAAGCGTCTTTAACCACGCTGACTTTTAATCCGGGAATATTGCGGCACGATTTGCGAAAGTTCTCATAAGCGCGCGCGTCTTTTTCATCTTTCACGACATGAACTTTATCCACGAGCATCAATACTTTATTTATCCGCTTCGATTTTTTAGCAGTGTCTTCCACTTTTTCTTCGGATTTTTTCTTGCGTCCTTTAGGTTTGCTGCTTTCCGCTTTGGCGCAGTGCTGGAGCCCTAAACTGGACAATACGCCGAATACTTCCTTGGTTTTCGGAAGGTCCGCGCAGATCGTATGAAAATCTTCAACGATCATGATTTTATTGTCCGTCGCTTTATAGGTCAATGCAGACTTGCGTGCAATCCGTTTCACTTTGGTATTCACGTCTTTTTTATAGAGATGCGGATGCGGTCCGAACGTGATGGCTCCGCCCGGCCAAAGAGGTGTTTTAACAGAGCCTGCGCGTGCGCCGCCGGTACCTTTCTGTTTCCACGGTTTCTTGGTCGAGCCGGATACCGTTGAACGTTCGAGAGTGCTGTGAGTACCGTGACGTTTGTTGGATCGCTCCGCTACCACCGCGAGATACACCGCATGATCATTCGGCTCAATACCGAATATGTCTTTCGGCAAATCTACTTTTCGTCCCGTGTCTTCGCCTTTGATTGTTCTGACT is part of the bacterium genome and harbors:
- the rplD gene encoding 50S ribosomal protein L4, whose protein sequence is MKVEVRTIKGEDTGRKVDLPKDIFGIEPNDHAVYLAVVAERSNKRHGTHSTLERSTVSGSTKKPWKQKGTGGARAGSVKTPLWPGGAITFGPHPHLYKKDVNTKVKRIARKSALTYKATDNKIMIVEDFHTICADLPKTKEVFGVLSSLGLQHCAKAESSKPKGRKKKSEEKVEDTAKKSKRINKVLMLVDKVHVVKDEKDARAYENFRKSCRNIPGLKVSVVKDASTYDIMNADYLLFHESAIKTVETAFGSPN